In Rhizobium sp. WSM4643, the following are encoded in one genomic region:
- the addA gene encoding double-strand break repair helicase AddA, protein MSDVTALPNDDDPGAWIGWTTIQQAIASDPLRSAWVSANAGSGKTHVLTQRVIRLLLAGARPSAILCLTYTKAAASEMSNRVFERLAEWVVLDDEELSRRIAQIEGTAPDGLKLAEARRLFAKALETPGGLKIQTIHAFCEALLHQFPLEANVAGHFSVLDDRAAVALLSDARRALLTATAPEGDSTLAEAFTYVLNLGDESGLENLLGDIVANRNAIRRFTATAEQQGGVEKVLRKRLGLAAGDTESRIAAQYWPLPALSGGTLELYLSLADQKGGTKAQEVAYGLRLTGRERDDARRAEFLEKIFLTMKGEPKADSQFFVKAMLAEAPQLADAIAIARAHVAASRDRLKLMRMYGATQAALVLADRLNHDYEELKKQRSQLDFEDLITRTADLLMKSGVGPWIHYKLDRGIDHILVDEAQDTSPIQWSVIQSLAEDFFSGESARPIVRTLFAVGDEKQSIYSFQGARPERFSEESDRTRRRVSDSGQSFSSVRLPLSFRSTADVLEAVDLIFKAPENARGLSALGEPVVHRSSRIGHPGAVDLWEMVAPEAVVKEEDWTAPFDATPESAPAAILARRIAHSIGTLVGRETIVEKGKERLIEAGDILVLVRKRDAFVNALTRALKRRGDIPVAGADRLVLTSHIAVQDLLALGRFLLLPEDDLSLAAVLRSPLFDLSEDDIFAVAALRSDNESVWSHLKSFAADGTERFRAAVERLELFLRQSRRLSVHDFYARVLGSHGGRRQFLARLGTEVSDILDEFLTFTLDHESSGLPGLQSFISTLELEAPVVKREQDKGRNEVRIMTVHASKGLEAPIVFLVDGGSKAFTHTHLPKLRLLETGPDEPPMPVWVPVSDLANSLSQDDATRIQMLAEEEYRRLLYVAMTRAADQLVVCGYRGVRVNNDTWHMMISTALRDDHPHVEATTFSGPDGEWPGIKWRVPRVERSFERIDRSEERGSEETLPDGLLRPLPPQAELPRPLSPSGAGTIIDEDEGGLLVVSPLFGEKERSDRSLEKGRLIHRMLQALPEIPPGERPDAASRYAERAARFWPDAERRKLVDSVLKLLDEEGLQSVLGAQAQPEVSIMGTLTLEDRRYAVSGRIDRLAVLADRVVILDYKTNRVPPATEEAIPFAHRAQLAIYREILAPLYPDKSIDCMLVYTENASLFTLSEEALGLALAAVKTK, encoded by the coding sequence ATGAGTGATGTGACCGCCCTGCCCAACGACGACGATCCGGGTGCCTGGATCGGCTGGACGACAATTCAGCAGGCGATTGCCTCCGATCCGTTGCGTTCGGCATGGGTCTCGGCCAATGCCGGGTCCGGCAAGACGCATGTGCTGACACAGCGCGTTATCCGGCTGCTGCTTGCGGGCGCGCGGCCTTCCGCCATTTTATGCCTCACCTATACCAAGGCTGCGGCCTCCGAGATGTCGAACCGCGTTTTCGAACGGCTGGCGGAGTGGGTGGTGCTCGATGATGAAGAGCTTAGCCGGCGGATCGCGCAGATCGAGGGTACGGCTCCCGACGGACTGAAGCTTGCCGAGGCCCGCCGGTTGTTTGCCAAGGCGCTGGAGACGCCCGGCGGACTGAAGATCCAGACGATTCATGCCTTTTGCGAGGCGCTGCTGCATCAGTTCCCGCTGGAGGCCAACGTTGCCGGGCATTTCTCGGTTCTCGACGATCGCGCGGCGGTGGCGCTGCTTTCCGATGCGCGCCGGGCGCTGCTGACCGCAACCGCGCCGGAGGGAGACAGCACCCTTGCCGAGGCATTCACCTACGTGCTCAACCTCGGCGACGAATCCGGACTGGAAAACCTGCTCGGCGACATCGTTGCCAACCGCAACGCCATTCGTCGTTTTACCGCGACGGCCGAACAGCAGGGCGGTGTGGAGAAGGTCCTGCGCAAAAGGCTTGGCCTTGCAGCCGGCGACACGGAAAGCCGGATCGCGGCGCAATATTGGCCTTTGCCTGCGCTTTCGGGCGGCACGCTGGAGCTTTATCTCTCGCTGGCCGACCAGAAGGGTGGCACGAAGGCGCAAGAGGTTGCCTACGGCCTCAGGCTCACCGGGCGGGAGCGCGATGACGCAAGGCGGGCTGAGTTCCTCGAGAAAATTTTTCTGACAATGAAGGGCGAGCCCAAGGCGGACTCGCAATTCTTCGTCAAGGCCATGCTTGCCGAGGCACCGCAGCTGGCGGACGCCATCGCCATTGCCCGCGCGCATGTCGCAGCAAGCCGCGACCGGCTGAAACTGATGCGGATGTACGGCGCCACGCAGGCAGCACTCGTGCTCGCCGATAGGCTGAACCACGACTATGAGGAGTTGAAGAAGCAGCGCAGCCAGCTCGATTTCGAGGATCTGATCACCCGCACCGCCGACCTGCTCATGAAAAGTGGCGTCGGTCCCTGGATCCACTACAAGCTCGATCGCGGCATCGACCATATCCTCGTCGACGAGGCGCAGGATACCAGCCCGATCCAGTGGAGTGTCATCCAGTCGCTCGCCGAGGATTTCTTCTCCGGCGAAAGTGCCCGGCCGATCGTGCGCACGCTCTTTGCCGTCGGCGACGAAAAGCAGTCGATCTATTCTTTCCAGGGCGCGCGGCCAGAGCGTTTTTCCGAGGAAAGCGACCGAACGCGGCGGCGAGTTTCCGATAGCGGGCAGAGCTTTTCCTCCGTGCGGCTACCGCTGTCGTTTCGTTCGACCGCCGATGTGCTCGAGGCCGTCGACCTTATTTTCAAGGCGCCCGAGAACGCGCGCGGCCTCAGCGCGCTTGGCGAACCGGTCGTGCATCGCTCCAGCCGCATCGGACATCCCGGCGCCGTCGATCTCTGGGAGATGGTTGCGCCGGAAGCGGTGGTGAAGGAAGAAGACTGGACGGCGCCCTTCGACGCGACGCCGGAAAGCGCGCCGGCCGCAATCCTCGCGCGGCGGATCGCCCATTCGATCGGCACGCTTGTTGGCCGCGAGACGATCGTCGAAAAAGGCAAGGAACGCCTGATCGAGGCCGGCGACATCCTGGTGCTGGTGCGCAAGCGCGACGCCTTCGTCAATGCGTTGACAAGGGCGTTGAAACGCCGCGGCGATATTCCGGTCGCCGGCGCGGACAGGCTGGTGCTGACCAGCCATATCGCCGTGCAGGATCTGCTGGCGCTCGGCCGTTTCCTGCTTCTGCCGGAAGACGACCTTTCGCTCGCCGCCGTGCTCAGGAGCCCGCTTTTCGATCTCTCCGAGGACGACATCTTTGCGGTTGCCGCGCTACGCAGCGACAATGAGAGCGTTTGGAGCCATCTGAAAAGCTTCGCCGCCGACGGCACCGAACGTTTCCGTGCAGCCGTCGAGAGGCTGGAGCTGTTTCTCCGGCAGTCCAGGCGGCTGTCGGTTCATGATTTCTATGCGCGTGTGCTGGGCAGTCATGGCGGTCGGCGGCAATTCCTTGCCCGTCTCGGCACCGAAGTCAGCGATATCCTCGACGAATTCTTGACCTTCACACTCGACCACGAAAGCTCCGGTCTTCCCGGGCTGCAATCCTTCATCTCGACGCTGGAGCTCGAGGCGCCCGTAGTGAAACGCGAGCAGGACAAGGGACGCAACGAGGTGCGCATCATGACGGTGCATGCCTCCAAGGGTCTTGAAGCGCCGATCGTTTTCCTGGTCGACGGCGGTTCGAAGGCCTTTACGCATACGCATCTGCCGAAGCTTCGCCTGCTCGAGACCGGTCCCGACGAGCCGCCGATGCCCGTCTGGGTCCCTGTCTCCGATCTCGCCAACTCGCTGAGCCAGGACGATGCGACGCGTATCCAGATGCTGGCGGAAGAGGAATATCGCCGGTTGCTCTATGTCGCCATGACGCGCGCCGCCGACCAGCTGGTCGTCTGCGGCTATCGTGGCGTACGTGTGAACAATGACACCTGGCATATGATGATTTCGACGGCGCTGCGCGACGACCATCCGCATGTGGAGGCGACCACGTTCTCCGGTCCCGATGGGGAATGGCCGGGCATCAAATGGCGCGTGCCGCGGGTGGAACGAAGCTTCGAGCGTATCGACCGCAGCGAGGAGCGCGGCAGCGAGGAGACCTTGCCGGATGGCCTTTTGCGGCCATTGCCGCCGCAGGCTGAGCTGCCGCGGCCGCTCAGCCCCTCCGGCGCCGGGACGATCATCGATGAGGACGAAGGCGGCCTGCTGGTCGTTTCGCCGCTGTTCGGCGAGAAGGAGCGCAGCGATCGTTCACTGGAGAAAGGCAGGCTGATCCATCGCATGCTGCAGGCGCTTCCCGAAATTCCACCTGGCGAACGACCTGATGCGGCGAGCCGTTATGCTGAACGAGCGGCTCGATTCTGGCCGGACGCCGAACGGCGCAAGCTTGTCGATTCGGTTCTGAAACTATTGGACGAGGAAGGTCTTCAGTCCGTCCTCGGTGCGCAGGCCCAGCCAGAGGTCTCGATCATGGGAACATTGACGCTCGAAGACCGGCGCTATGCCGTCTCCGGCCGCATCGACCGGCTTGCCGTTCTTGCCGATCGCGTCGTCATCCTCGACTACAAGACCAATCGGGTGCCGCCGGCGACAGAGGAAGCCATCCCCTTCGCACACCGGGCGCAGCTGGCGATCTATCGGGAGATCTTGGCGCCGCTCTATCCAGATAAGTCCATCGACTGCATGCTTGTCTATACCGAGAACGCCTCGCTCTTCACGTTGAGCGAAGAGGCGCTCGGTTTGGCGCTTGCAGCGGTCAAGACAAAGTGA